One Gemmatimonadales bacterium genomic window, GCAGGACCGTTACGCGCGCGCGCTCGCGATCGCCGAGCGCGAGGGGCTGGCGGTCGTGCCGCCGTTCGACCATCCGGCCATCATCGCGGGTCAGGGGACGGCAGGTCTCGAGCTGGTCGAGGACTGTCCGGACGTGCGCACGGTGGCGGTCCCGGTGGGCGGCGGTGGCCTCGCGGCCGGCGTCGCCACCGCCGTCCGGGCGCTCCGACCGGAGGCGGCGGTGGTGACGGTCGAGCCCGAGGGCGCGCCCACGTACGAGCGCGCGCGGGCGGCCGGGGAGCCGGTGACGCTCGAGCGCACGGGCAGCGTCGCGGACGGGCTGCTGCCGCTCCGGATCGGCTCGCTCACCTTCGCCCACCTGGCCAGGCACGCGGCCCGGGCGTGCCTGGTGTCGGACCAGCAGATCGTGGAGGCGGTGCGGTTCGCGCTGGACCGGCTCAAGCTGGTCGTGGAACCCTCCGGCGCCGCCACCCTGGCCTGGCTCCTCGGCCAGCCCGCGGGGTCGGTCGCGGGACCGGTGGTCGCGGTGCTGTCGGGCGGCAACATCGAGTGGGAGGGTCTTCAGACGCTGCTCGGGGCGAAGGCGTGACCGGACTCGGCCAGCTCGTCGGCGCGAAGGTGCTGGTGGCGGATGACGACGCCGCCCTGGTGGGGACCCTGACCTGGATTCTCAAGGAGCAGGGCTGCCACGTGGTCGCCGTGCCCGACGGGCAGAACCTCCTGGAGCAGCTGAGCCTGGAGCGCCCGGACCTGGTCCTGCTGGACATCATGATGCCGAAGGTGGACGGGCTGCAGCTGCTGGAGCGGATCCGCAGCGAGCCGCGGTGGCACGACCTCCCGGTGCTGATGATCTCCTCGATGGACGCCGAGGACGGGACGGCGAAGGCGCTGGGCCTGGGCGCGTCGGACTTCGTGGCCAAGCCGTTCCGGGTCAAGGAGCTCCTGGCGCGCGTGGAGGCGCAGCTCAAGCGCGGCCGCGAGCTGCGCTCGGCGCGGGAGGACGCGCGGGCGCGCGGCGCCATCGCGGACATCCTGCACGAGCTCACCGACACGCTGAAGCCCGACGAGATCTACCACATCCTGGCACGGCGGGTGGCGCGGGCGCTCAACATCTCCCGCTGCTCGCTGGTGCTGGCCAAGCCCGGGGACGTGTACGGCACGGTGGTCGCGGCCTACGAGAACCCGATGCTGCGCAACCTGCGCATCGAGCTGGCCCGCTACCCCGAGATGCTCAAGGCGCTGGAGAGCGACCAGCCCGTCATCGTGGGCGACGTCGGGAGCGATCCGCTGTTCGTCGAGGTGCGGGCGATGTGGGCCAAGAACGGCATTCCGGTGCCGACCCAGTCGGTGGTGGCCCTGCCGTTCCGGATGCGGGAGGAGCAGTGCGGCGTGCTCTACCTGCGCACGGTGCACGGCGAGGCGCCCCTGGAGCGCGATGACGCGCAGTTCGCGGACACCGTGATCAAGGCCGCGGTTGCGGCGATCGAGAAAGCGCACGACTTTGAGACCGTCGTCTCGGACAAGGAGCGGCTCGAGTGGCTGGCGGCCACCGACCCGCTGACCGGGTGCCTCAACCGCCGGGCGCTGCTGGAGGCGGTGGAGCGGGAGGTGGACCGGGCGCGGCGCTACAACCTGGTGCTGGCGCTGCTGATGGTGGATCTGGACCACTTTAAGCGGATCAACGACACGCTCGGCCACCTGGTCGGCGACACCGTGCTGCGCCAGCTGGGCGAACTGCTGCGGCGCGACGCGCGCTCGGTGGACGCGGTGGCCCGGTACGGCGGTGAGGAGTTCGTGATTCTGCTGCCCGAGACCGCGGCGCACGGCGCGATGATCTTCGCCGACCGGATGCGGCAGCGCATCGCCAACTTCACCTTCGGGGACCCGGCGCGGCCGGTGCGCATCACGGTCTCGGTCGGGGTCGCCTGTTTCCCGGATCCGGCGGTGGACAGCCCGGAGTCCTTCATCGCTCTGGCCGACGCGGCGCTGTACCGCGCCAAGGCGGACGGCCGCAACGTGGTGCGACAGTGAGCCAACGGCGTTGTCCCAAGTGCCACACCGTCTACGCGGGCGACGCGCGGTTCTGCCCGAAGGACGGCTCCCAGCTGGTGGACGTCGCGTCGGCCCCGGCCGTCGCCTCGACGGGATCCGCGGGATCGACCCAGATCCGCCAGGCGGTCAAGCCCAAGCCGACCGCCGCCGACCCGGCCAAGACGCTGCGCGACCAGGTCCTGGATCAGCGCTACCAGGTGGTCCGCAAGCTGGGCGAAGGCGGGATGTCCTTCGTGTACGAGGCGAAGGACATCTCCAGCGGCGAGTCGGTGGCGGTGAAGATCATGACGCCCAAGCTCGCCCAGGACCGGACCGCGGCGGAGCGCCTGCGGCGCGAGGCCGGTCTCGCGATGCGGCTCGACCATCCCAACATCTGCCGCATCATGCGGCTCGGGGAGACCGAGGACGGGCTGATCTACCTCGTCATGCCGCTCCTCAAGGGAGAGCTGCTGTCGGACAAGGAGGTCCGCGAGGGCCCCATCCCGCTCGAGATCGGCGTGCCGATCATGCGCCAGGTGTGCGACGCGCTGGACGTCGCCCACCAGCAGCAGATCATCCACCGGGACCTCAAGCCGGAGAACATCTTCATCTGCCCGGAGCCGAGCGGCGCCCTCAAGGCGGTCGTGACGGACTTCGGTCTCGCCAAGGAGCGGCGCGCCGAGCCGGGCATGGCCAAGCTGACGGCGACCGGCATCATCCTCGGCACGCCGGAATTCATGAGCCCCGAGCAGATCCGCGGCAAGCCGCTGGACGGCCGCTCCGACATCTACGCGCTCGGGCTGGTGGCCTACGAGATGTTCACCGGCAAGCTGCCCTTCGAGGGCAAAACGGCCCAGGACATGATGATCGCGCGGCTCCGCGGGCAGCCGCTGCCGCTCCGCAAGGCGCGCAGCGACCTCGAGTTCAGCGCGGCGTTCGAAAAGGCGCTGATGAAGGCGATCGAGGCCGATGCCGCGGCCCGCTACCAGACCGCCGGCGAGTTCGGCAAGGCGCTCGAGGAGGCGGCGGGCGAGAGCGGCGGCGGCATGATGGGGAAGCTGAAGAAGCTGTTCTAGCCGGCGCATCTCGTGAAGCGCTTCCCCGCCTTCGACCCGCCCGAGTACGTCGACTGGGCCGCCGATCCCGCACTCGTCGCCGCCTATGCCGAGACGCTCCGGCGGGACCCGGCGCGACGCGCCGTCGTGGACGCGCTGGACGAGGCCACCCTGCTCGAGCTGTACGCCGGCCTGGTGCGCACCCGCCTCCAGGACATCGCGCTCAAGCGCTGGGTCCGGACCGGCGTCATCTCCAAGGCGTGGCTGGGCACGGGCGAGGAGGCGATGACCGTCGGCCCGGTGCACGCGCTGGACCGCTCCCGTGACATCGTGGTGCCGATGATCCGCAACGCCGGCGCGTGCGCCGAAATGGGCATGCCGATCGCCGACGGCTTCCGCAGCTACCTCGGCACGGCCGACGCGCCCTCGGGCGGCCGCGACCTGCACGCGGGCTCGTTCGCGCACCGGGTGCTCCAGCCGATCTCCCACGTGGGCGACGTCGTGCCGGTGGTGACCGGCCTGGCGCTCGTGAGCCGGATCCGCGGCGAGAGCTTCCTCGCCCTGACCTGGATCGGCGACGGCTCGACCAAGACCGGGACCGCGCACGAGGGTCTCAACTTCGCCGCGGTCCAGAGGGTGCCGGCGATCTTCATCATCCACAACAACCAGGTCGCGCTGGGCACGCGACTCGGGCAGCACCACCTCCCCGAGGATTTCGCCGAGCTGCCGGACGCCTACGGGATGGCCGGCGGGGTGTTCGACGGCAACAACGTGCTCGACGCCTACGCTGCGACCCGGCTGGCGGCGGAGCGGTGCCGCGCCGGCGGCGGCCCCGTGATGCTGGTAGGCAACACGTTCCGGATGGGCGGCCACGCCACCCACGACGAGCGGGAGGCCCGCGCGCTGTTCCCGGCGGACGTGTTCGCCGAGTGGGGACGGAAGGACCCGATCGGTCTGTTCGAGGAACACCTGAAGGGCCTCGGTGTCGCAGCCTCGATGCTCGCCGATGCGGAGGCGCGGGTCGAGGCCGAGGTGGCGCAAGCGGAGCAGGAGGCTCTGCGCAGCCGCGACGACCGGGTGCCGGCGCCGGCCACGGCGGTGGAGGGAGTGTATGCGAACTAGCGTCGTCGCGCTGGTGGGAGCGTCGTTGTTCGTGGCCGGCACGCCCGCGGCCTGCCTCTCCCAGGAGCCGGCGGGCGAGCTAGCGGCGGTCGTCGTCGCGGGCCACCCGCTGCAGGTGGCGCGGGGCTTCGCCGTGGACGTGTATGCCGAGCGGTTGGGTGGCGCGCGGTTCATGGCTCTGGGCCCGGACGGCGTGCCGTACCTGTCGCTGACACGCGAAGGGAAGGTGGTGAAGCTGCCGGACGCGAACGGGGACGGCCGTGCCGATACCGTGATCACCGTCGCGCAGGGGCTGGACGCTCCGCACGGGCTGGCGTTCCGCGGCGACACGCTGTACGTGGCCGAGACCAACCGGGTGGTCCGCTTTGCGCCCGGGTCTCCGGCGGCGCAGGTGGTGGTGCCGGATCTCCCCCACGGGTCCGGGCACTTCACGCGCACCATCGTGTTCGGCCCGTCCGACGGCAAGCTGTACATTTCCGTCGGCTCCTCGTGCAACATCTGCGACGAACGGGATCCGCGGCGCGCCGCGGTGCTGCGGTACAACGCCGACGGGAGCGGCGCCGACATCTTCGCCCGCGGCCTGCGCAACTCGGTCGGTCTCGCCTTCGATCCCGCGACCGGCGAGCTGTGGGGCACCAACAACGACCGCGACCTGCTGGGCGACGACCTGCCGCCGGACCGGATCAACGTCCTGCAGCAGGGCGGCGACTACGGCTGGCCGCGGTGCTACCTGCCCGGCCACCCGAACCCCGAGTACCCGAACGCGGACTGCGACCATCTCGCGGCGCCCGGGATCACCTTCCAGGCCCACTCGGCGCCGCTGGGCATCGCCTTCTCGACGGGATCGCAGTTTCCGCCCGAGTACCGGGGCGGCGCCTTCGTGGCGTTTCACGGGTCGTGGAACCGCTCCGTGCCGACGGGCTACAAGGTGGTGTACGTGCGGCAGCACGACGGCCGTCCGGTGGCCGTCACGGACTTCATCACCGGTTTCCTGCCGGGAGGCGCCGACAGCGAGTGGGCGCGGCCGGTGGGCTTCCTGGTTCTCAGGGACGGGAGCCTGCTGGTGAGCGACGACTACGGCGGCCGCGTTTTCCGCGTGCACTATGTCGGGCGCTAGGGCGCGACGCTGAGCCGGTTCCTGCCCACCGGCGCGCTGGCGGCCGCGCTCGCCGTCGCCGGCGGTGCGCCGGCGACGGAGGCGGGAGCACAGGAAGCCGCGCCGCGGCCGGCCATCCACGTAGACGCCTACCGGTTCCGGATCGCGCTGCCGGCCGCCGGCGATACGATCCGCGCCCAGGCCACGATCGTGTTCCGGCGCACCGGAGCGGCGTCGGACACACTGGCGCTCGACCTGGTCGGACTCGTCGTGGACTCGGTGGGTGCCACCCCGGTCGCCGGGCCGCAGGGCTCCGCCCGCATCCCCTTCGCCTACGACGGCTCGTCGCTGCGCATCCCGCTGCCGCCGGGGCCGGCCGGCCAGCCCGAGAGCGTCGCCGTGTTCTACCGGGGCGCTCCGCGGGACGGCCTCTATCTCCGGCCGGACGGCCGCGGCCGGGAGGCCGTCTTCGCCGACGACTGGCCGGAGCGCGCCCGCTACTGGCTTCCGACCGTGGACGACCCGGCCGACAAGGCCGCGGTTTCGTGGCAGGTGGACGTGCCCGCCGGGTGGCGGGCCGTGGCGAACGGGCGCGCCGTGCGCAGCGACCGGCTGCCCGACGGCCGAACGCGATGGGAGTACGAGGAGCGTCATCCGATCCCCACCTACACGATGGTGCTCGGGGCCGCGCCCCTGACGGTCAGCCGCCACCGGCCCGTGATCGACGGGGGCGACACGATCCCGATGGAGGTCTGGGCGGAGCCCGAGGACTCGGCCTTCGCCGACTCGGTGCCGTTCCGCCGCGCCACCGAGATCGTGGAGACGATGCAGCGCCTGGTCGGCCCGTTCCCGTACGAGAAGCTGGCGCACGTCGAGTCCTCCACCCGCTACGGCGGGATGGAGAACTCCACCGCCATCTTCTACGCGGAGCGGCCGTACGGATCGCGCCGCATGGGCGAGGGCGTGGTACGGCACGAGACCGCGCACCAGTGGTTCGGCGACGCGGTGACGGAGCGCGACTTCCACGAGCTGTGGCTGTCGGAGGGGTTCGCGAACTACTTCGCCCTGGTGGTCGGCGCCGCGCTGGACGGCGATTCGGTCCTGGCCCGCGGCATGGCCGGCCTGGCGCGCGGCTATCTGGCGTCCGGCGTGGTGGATCGCCCCGTCATCGACACCGCGGTCACCGACCTCGTGCAGCTGCTCGACGCGAACAGCTACAACAAGGGCGCCTGGGTGCTGCACATGCTGCGCGGCACCATCGGCGACAGCGCGTTCTGGCGCGGAATCCGAGGCTACTACCGCACCTGGCGCGACTCGTCGGTCACCAGCGCGGATCTCCAGCGCGCGATGGAGGCCGCCGCCGGCCGGGAGCTGGGCTGGTTCTTCCGCCAGTGGCTGCGGCAGCCGGGTTACCCGCGGCTGGACGTGGCGTGGCGCTGGGACGCGGCTGGACGGCGGGTGGTCGTGGACCTCGACCAGGTCCAGCCTGCGGCGTGGGGATCGTTCAGGCTGCCGTCCGTGGCACTGGAGTTGCGCGACGGAGCGCGGGTCGTGGCGCGCCGCACGGTGGCGGTGTCGGGGTGGCGCCAGACCGTGACCGTCGCGCTCCCCGCTCCTCCTACCGCCGTGGCGGTGGACCCCGACGGCCAATGGCTCCTCGTTGCCGCGGTCCGGAGAGGGTCGTGAAGTTCCTCGTGATCGGCGCGGGAAAGCAGGGTTCCGCCTGCGCCTTCGACCTGCTGCAGCAGCCGGCGACCAGGCACGTCGTGCTGGCCGACCGCGCGCTCGACCGCGTGCCGGCCTTCTTGGATCCGTGGAAGGGCGGCGCGCTCGAGCTGGAGCACCTCGACCTCAGGGACGAGAGGGCGGTGGCGACGGCCGTGGGCCGCGCCGACTGCGTGCTCTCGGCGGCCCCGTACTACTTCAACCACGACCTCGCCCGCCTGGCCGTGAAGGCCGGCGTGTCCTTTGCCGATCTCGGCGGCAATACCGAGATCGTATTCAAGCAGAAGGGTCTCCACGCCGAGGCCGCCGGGCGCGGCGTCTCCGTGGTGCCCGACTGCGGCCTCGCGCCCGGGATGGTCAACATCCTCGCGGCCGAGGGGATCCACCGGCTGGACGAGACGGAGAGCGTCAAGATCTTCGTCGGGGGGCTGCCCCAGAAGCCGGAGCCGCCGCTCAACTACATGGTGGTGTACTCGCTGGAGGGCGCGTTCGACTACTACACGTCGCCCAGCTGGGTCCTGCGGGGCGGCCAGCGCGTCCAGGTGGAGCCGCTGTCGGAGATCGAGCACGTCGTCTTCCCCGACCCGATCGGCAAGCTGGAGGCGTTCCACACCGGCGGCGGCATCTCGACGCTGCCCTTCAGCTGGGAGGGCAGGATCCGCACGATGGAGTACAAGACCCTCCGCTACCCGGGCCACGTCGCGATCATGAAGCCGATCCGCGAGCTGGGGCTCCTGGGGACCGAGCCGGTGGAGGTGAACGGTGTGCAGGTCCGGCCCCGGGACGCGTTCATCGCCATCGTCTCGCCGACGCTGACCAAGCCGCAGGGCCGGGACCTGGTCGCTCTCGTGGTGGATGTGCGTGGGACGAAGGCCGGCAAGCCGGCTGCGACCCGCTGGCAGCTGGTGGACCGCTACGACGACCGGAGCCACGTGACCGCGATGATGCGCACGACCGGATACTCCCTCGCGATCACCGGCCTGCTGCAGCTCGACGGCCGCATCTCGGCCAAGGGCGTGCATACGCCCGACGAATGCGTGCCGGCGGGGCCCTACCTCGAGGAGCTGGCGAAGCGCGGGATCGTGGTGGAGGAGACG contains:
- a CDS encoding PQQ-dependent sugar dehydrogenase; this encodes MRTSVVALVGASLFVAGTPAACLSQEPAGELAAVVVAGHPLQVARGFAVDVYAERLGGARFMALGPDGVPYLSLTREGKVVKLPDANGDGRADTVITVAQGLDAPHGLAFRGDTLYVAETNRVVRFAPGSPAAQVVVPDLPHGSGHFTRTIVFGPSDGKLYISVGSSCNICDERDPRRAAVLRYNADGSGADIFARGLRNSVGLAFDPATGELWGTNNDRDLLGDDLPPDRINVLQQGGDYGWPRCYLPGHPNPEYPNADCDHLAAPGITFQAHSAPLGIAFSTGSQFPPEYRGGAFVAFHGSWNRSVPTGYKVVYVRQHDGRPVAVTDFITGFLPGGADSEWARPVGFLVLRDGSLLVSDDYGGRVFRVHYVGR
- a CDS encoding diguanylate cyclase gives rise to the protein MTGLGQLVGAKVLVADDDAALVGTLTWILKEQGCHVVAVPDGQNLLEQLSLERPDLVLLDIMMPKVDGLQLLERIRSEPRWHDLPVLMISSMDAEDGTAKALGLGASDFVAKPFRVKELLARVEAQLKRGRELRSAREDARARGAIADILHELTDTLKPDEIYHILARRVARALNISRCSLVLAKPGDVYGTVVAAYENPMLRNLRIELARYPEMLKALESDQPVIVGDVGSDPLFVEVRAMWAKNGIPVPTQSVVALPFRMREEQCGVLYLRTVHGEAPLERDDAQFADTVIKAAVAAIEKAHDFETVVSDKERLEWLAATDPLTGCLNRRALLEAVEREVDRARRYNLVLALLMVDLDHFKRINDTLGHLVGDTVLRQLGELLRRDARSVDAVARYGGEEFVILLPETAAHGAMIFADRMRQRIANFTFGDPARPVRITVSVGVACFPDPAVDSPESFIALADAALYRAKADGRNVVRQ
- a CDS encoding threonine/serine dehydratase, yielding MTVASAPELVSLEAIREAARHLRGVAVHTPLLPSDDLAERLGVPVFVKPESLQRVGAFKLRGAFTLVRQLAEGGARGVITYSSGNHGQAVAWVARRFGLRAVIVMPETVAAPKRRGVERLGGEVVLAGRTSQDRYARALAIAEREGLAVVPPFDHPAIIAGQGTAGLELVEDCPDVRTVAVPVGGGGLAAGVATAVRALRPEAAVVTVEPEGAPTYERARAAGEPVTLERTGSVADGLLPLRIGSLTFAHLARHAARACLVSDQQIVEAVRFALDRLKLVVEPSGAATLAWLLGQPAGSVAGPVVAVLSGGNIEWEGLQTLLGAKA
- a CDS encoding saccharopine dehydrogenase C-terminal domain-containing protein — translated: MKFLVIGAGKQGSACAFDLLQQPATRHVVLADRALDRVPAFLDPWKGGALELEHLDLRDERAVATAVGRADCVLSAAPYYFNHDLARLAVKAGVSFADLGGNTEIVFKQKGLHAEAAGRGVSVVPDCGLAPGMVNILAAEGIHRLDETESVKIFVGGLPQKPEPPLNYMVVYSLEGAFDYYTSPSWVLRGGQRVQVEPLSEIEHVVFPDPIGKLEAFHTGGGISTLPFSWEGRIRTMEYKTLRYPGHVAIMKPIRELGLLGTEPVEVNGVQVRPRDAFIAIVSPTLTKPQGRDLVALVVDVRGTKAGKPAATRWQLVDRYDDRSHVTAMMRTTGYSLAITGLLQLDGRISAKGVHTPDECVPAGPYLEELAKRGIVVEETRQ
- a CDS encoding serine/threonine-protein kinase, translated to MSQRRCPKCHTVYAGDARFCPKDGSQLVDVASAPAVASTGSAGSTQIRQAVKPKPTAADPAKTLRDQVLDQRYQVVRKLGEGGMSFVYEAKDISSGESVAVKIMTPKLAQDRTAAERLRREAGLAMRLDHPNICRIMRLGETEDGLIYLVMPLLKGELLSDKEVREGPIPLEIGVPIMRQVCDALDVAHQQQIIHRDLKPENIFICPEPSGALKAVVTDFGLAKERRAEPGMAKLTATGIILGTPEFMSPEQIRGKPLDGRSDIYALGLVAYEMFTGKLPFEGKTAQDMMIARLRGQPLPLRKARSDLEFSAAFEKALMKAIEADAAARYQTAGEFGKALEEAAGESGGGMMGKLKKLF
- a CDS encoding thiamine pyrophosphate-dependent enzyme; its protein translation is MKRFPAFDPPEYVDWAADPALVAAYAETLRRDPARRAVVDALDEATLLELYAGLVRTRLQDIALKRWVRTGVISKAWLGTGEEAMTVGPVHALDRSRDIVVPMIRNAGACAEMGMPIADGFRSYLGTADAPSGGRDLHAGSFAHRVLQPISHVGDVVPVVTGLALVSRIRGESFLALTWIGDGSTKTGTAHEGLNFAAVQRVPAIFIIHNNQVALGTRLGQHHLPEDFAELPDAYGMAGGVFDGNNVLDAYAATRLAAERCRAGGGPVMLVGNTFRMGGHATHDEREARALFPADVFAEWGRKDPIGLFEEHLKGLGVAASMLADAEARVEAEVAQAEQEALRSRDDRVPAPATAVEGVYAN
- a CDS encoding M1 family aminopeptidase gives rise to the protein MALPAAGDTIRAQATIVFRRTGAASDTLALDLVGLVVDSVGATPVAGPQGSARIPFAYDGSSLRIPLPPGPAGQPESVAVFYRGAPRDGLYLRPDGRGREAVFADDWPERARYWLPTVDDPADKAAVSWQVDVPAGWRAVANGRAVRSDRLPDGRTRWEYEERHPIPTYTMVLGAAPLTVSRHRPVIDGGDTIPMEVWAEPEDSAFADSVPFRRATEIVETMQRLVGPFPYEKLAHVESSTRYGGMENSTAIFYAERPYGSRRMGEGVVRHETAHQWFGDAVTERDFHELWLSEGFANYFALVVGAALDGDSVLARGMAGLARGYLASGVVDRPVIDTAVTDLVQLLDANSYNKGAWVLHMLRGTIGDSAFWRGIRGYYRTWRDSSVTSADLQRAMEAAAGRELGWFFRQWLRQPGYPRLDVAWRWDAAGRRVVVDLDQVQPAAWGSFRLPSVALELRDGARVVARRTVAVSGWRQTVTVALPAPPTAVAVDPDGQWLLVAAVRRGS